The Eriocheir sinensis breed Jianghai 21 unplaced genomic scaffold, ASM2467909v1 Scaffold637, whole genome shotgun sequence genome contains a region encoding:
- the LOC126993578 gene encoding zonadhesin-like translates to MRVLLLLSTLVAAAVAAPVMEEVTNPLADPEAAPALAVADAAETEMMAPVVPEEALPVEEVAVLSEAIDIPIVAIILRADPADKTPAVETSGPTEVIAPIAEETPIFVEETLAEETAIPVVEETLDAEPSVLPEEAGIVVEENTAALEDTPVLVVETNSLTEEIAAPVEEAPVIPEAKTIDETNVPTEEAAAVQEETPAPAEETPARLEATTLPEEETPIVIEETTNPVEETLVEETPALAEEAPMEEIVVLVEETPALVEETPVFAEETPAPVEETVVLVEETPAPVEEAVVLVEETLAPVEEAVVLVEETLAPVDETPVFVEETPAPVEGAVVLVEETPAPVEQATVIQTGSQFPRGDVSPAASVVSHLVAARPQVLSFSSPNFHHHAPQHQLHFSVPASHHTHFTHTGQLTRNFQQTQAPVAPVDPLTLVPAQFRSFIFPNDAPDVLAAKINFFQHYSSLLPQRRFG, encoded by the exons ATGCGCGTCCTG ttgCTGTTGTCAACGCTGGTGGCGGCTGCCGTGGCAGCACCAGTAATGGAAGAAGTCACAAACCCATTAGCTGACCCTGAAGCAGCACCGGCCCTCGCCGTGGCAGATGCAGCAGAGACAGAGATGATGGCACCAGTCGTCCCAGAGGAGGCTCTCCCTGTTGAGGAAGTTGCAGTCCTCTCTGAAGCTATAGATATTCCTATCGTTGCTATCATTCTTAGAGCTGATCCGGCAGATAAGACTCCCGCTGTGGAGACTTCTGGCCCCACTGAAGTGATCGCTCCAATTGCTGAGGAGACACCTATTTTCGTTGAAGAGACTCTTGCAGAGGAAACTGCCATCCCTGTTGTTGAAGAAACTTTAGATGCCGAGCCCTCCGTCCTTCCCGAGGAAGCAGGTATCGTTGTAGAAGAAAATACTGCTGCTTTAGAAGACACTCCTGTTCTTGTTGTAGAAACTAACTCCCTCACTGAAGAGATTGCGGCTCCAGTAGAAGAGGCTCCCGTCATCCCGGAGGCAAAGACCATTGATGAGACGAATGTACCCACTGAGGAGGCTGCTGCTGTCCAGGAGGAGACCCCTGCCCCTGCGGAAGAGACTCCAGCCCGATTGGAAGCGACTACTCTACCAGAAGAAGAGACTCCCATTGTCATTGAAGAAACAACTAACCCTGTAGAGGAGACTCTTGTAGAAGAGACTCCTGCACTTGCAGAAGAAGCCCCTATGGAAGAGATCGTGGTCCTTGTGGAAGAGACTCCTGCCCTTGTGGAAGAGACTCCTGTTTTTGCAGAAGAGACTCCTGCTCCTGTGGAAGAGACCGTGGTCCTCGTAGAAGAGACTCCTGCCCCTGTGGAAGAGGCTGTGGTCCTTGTAGAAGAGACTCTTGCCCCTGTGGAAGAGGCCGTGGTCCTTGTTGAAGAGACTCTTGCCCCTGTAGATGAGACTCCTGTCTTTGTAGAAGAGACTCCTGCCCCTGTGGAAGGGGCCGTGGTCCTTGTAGAAGAGACCCCTGCCCCTGTGGAGCAAGCCACCGTCATCCAAACCGGGAGCCAGTTCCCGCGGGGTGATGTCAGCCCTGCAGCCTCAGTGGTCAGCCACCTGGTGGCCGCAAGGCCTCAGGTTCTGTCCTTTAGTTCTCCAAATTTCCATCACCACGCCCCTCAGCACCAGCTGCATTTCTCTGTACCGGCCAGCCATCACACGCATTTCACCCATACAGGACAGCTGACTCGTAACTTCCAACAAACTCAGGCGCCAGTGGCCCCAGTCGATCCCCTAACGCTAGTGCCTGCTCAGTTCAGATCCTTCATATTCCCTAATGATGCACCTGATGTATTGGCTGCAAAGATTAATTTCTTCCAGCACTACTCATCTCTTTTGCCACAGAGGCGCTTTGGCTAA